A genomic window from Microvirga sp. TS319 includes:
- a CDS encoding Crp/Fnr family transcriptional regulator, giving the protein MTAGPHSPHELMIRKLESIFSLSDEEKQALRDLPIQVRSLEADQNIVRIGDHPSQCCLVLEGFTCVYKMTAEGKRQIVAVHVPGDIPDLQSLHLKVMDNSLATITPAVVGFIQHDVLHRICERYPRITAAFWRETLVDASIFREWMLNVGRREAYSRMAHLLCEFLVRLKVVGLVQDHTFDLPLTQVELADAIGTSTVHVNRVLQELRADGLIRSKGIQVNIPDWQKLKEAGDFDPLYLHLQQDEPPSDRRDQDEFYSSARAGGHRL; this is encoded by the coding sequence ATGACCGCCGGGCCCCACTCGCCTCATGAACTGATGATCCGCAAGCTGGAGAGCATCTTCAGCCTCTCCGACGAGGAGAAGCAGGCCCTTCGCGACCTGCCGATCCAGGTCCGGAGCCTCGAAGCCGATCAGAACATCGTGCGCATCGGCGACCACCCGTCCCAGTGCTGCCTGGTCCTGGAGGGCTTCACCTGCGTCTACAAGATGACCGCCGAGGGCAAGCGCCAGATCGTGGCCGTTCATGTTCCCGGCGACATTCCCGACCTGCAAAGCCTGCACCTCAAGGTGATGGACAACAGCCTCGCCACCATCACCCCGGCAGTCGTCGGCTTCATCCAGCACGACGTTCTGCACCGCATCTGCGAGCGCTATCCCCGGATCACGGCCGCCTTCTGGCGTGAGACCCTGGTCGATGCCTCGATCTTCCGGGAGTGGATGCTCAATGTCGGCCGGCGCGAAGCCTATAGCCGCATGGCCCACCTTCTGTGCGAGTTCCTGGTGCGCCTGAAGGTGGTGGGCCTGGTGCAGGACCACACCTTCGATCTCCCCTTGACCCAGGTCGAACTCGCGGACGCGATCGGCACCAGCACGGTCCACGTCAATCGGGTGCTTCAGGAACTCCGGGCCGATGGTCTTATTCGAAGCAAGGGAATTCAGGTGAACATTCCTGACTGGCAAAAGTTGAAAGAGGCAGGCGACTTCGACCCGCTCTACCTTCACCTCCAGCAGGACGAGCCCCCCTCTGACAGGAGAGATCAGGATGAATTTTACTCTTCAGCCCGTGCGGGTGGGCACCGGCTCTGA